One genomic segment of Mytilus galloprovincialis chromosome 5, xbMytGall1.hap1.1, whole genome shotgun sequence includes these proteins:
- the LOC143074201 gene encoding uncharacterized protein LOC143074201, translating to MADAMVHKEKGDKTPKSSFEDDLLIRLDEDEIAHEGKGKGPAKRKCSEPIASKSSTGSGPKVNNKDAKGKTVVNKGHEVSASTSDSNNNVIINMLTNMRNEQSSTKKRLEDMNKRIDVLYNDEYGDEYDNIGDVDEDMDEVHEPDDGQDTGNEPPCKKKQKTVSNSEESRFSSMNKRFRSGERCGDKLDEHLADNITDIFRNGIFEEKYRELMKDEKSNRPDNCEGLVPVQTDQLVWDLLWPRTRTNDNRMRQCQTTVVRGATYLSKVVNRLDTILGKEDTQNKPELEGILDDCMDSIALFGHANKEICLGRGELMKPDVKGEYSHLFNKTQPFNKWLFGGDVSKTVKDIGECSKISNRLSVGNGYNQFRGGFRGGWRSSWNRRRGRGRGGRGRGSASRSIDKSE from the coding sequence ATGGCGGACGCCATGGTGCATAAAGAGAAAGGAGATAAAACTCCTAAATCTTCTTTTGAAGATGATTTACTTATAAGGTTAGATGAAGATGAAATAGCACATGAAGGGAAGGGTAAAGGTCCCGCTAAAAGAAAATGCTCAGAACCTATTGCCAGTAAAAGTAGTACAGGTAGCGGTCCAAAGGTTAATAACAAGGACGCTAAAGGAAAGACTGTGGTAAACAAGGGACACGAGGTGTCGGCTAGTACTTCAGATAGCAATAATAATGTGATTATTAATATGCTTACTAACATGAGAAATGAACAATCTTCAACTAAGAAAAGGTTGGAAGATATGAACAAACGTATAGACGTTTTGTATAATGATGAATATGGTGATGAGTATGATAATATAGGTGATGTAGATGAAGATATGGACGAGGTCCATGAACCTGATGACGGTCAAGATACCGGTAATGAACCcccttgtaaaaaaaaacagaaaactgtCTCAAATAGCGAAGAGTCCAGGTTTTCTAGTATGAATAAAAGATTTAGATCTGGTGAGAGATGTGGTGATAAACTAGATGAACATCTAGCAGATAATATCACAGATATTTTCAGAAATGGTATTTTTGAAGAGAAATACAGAGAACTTATGAAAGATGAAAAGAGTAATCGGCCTGACAATTGTGAAGGACTTGTACCAGTTCAAACTGATCAGTTAGTATGGGACCTGTTATGGCCCAGAACTAGAACTAATGACAATAGAATGAGACAATGTCAGACTACTGTAGTCAGAGGGGCAACTTATCTGTCCAAAGTAGTGAATAGACTAGACACAATTCTAGGTAAAGAAGATACTCAAAACAAACCTGAGTTGGAAGGTATTCTTGATGACTGCATGGACTCTATTGCTTTATTTGGTCatgcaaataaagaaatatgctTAGGTAGGGGAGAACTCATGAAACCTGATGTAAAAGGTGAATATAGTCACCTGTTTAATAAAACACAACCTTTCAATAAATGGTTATTTGGTGGAGATGTCTCTAAAACAGTCAAAGACATTGGAGAATGTAGTAAGATTTCAAATCGCCTTTCAGTTGGTAATGGTTATAACCAGTTTAGAGGTGGTTTCCGTGGTGGATGGAGATCCTCATGGAACAGACGCCGTGGTAGAGGCAGAGGCGGAAGAGGTCGTGGTAGTGCCTCAAGGTCAATTGACAAATCTGAGTAA